From the genome of Edaphobacter dinghuensis, one region includes:
- the ahcY gene encoding adenosylhomocysteinase: MATAVVDRAGVASEYKVADLSLAEFGRKEIDIAEQEMPGLMSIRNKYAAGKPLAGVRVTGSLHMTIQTAVLIETMVALGADVRWASCNIFSTQDHAAAAIAAAGVPVFAWKGESLEEYWWCTDQALRHKGGLGPQIVIDDGGDVTLLIHKGVELEKGDGWVNTPSGNQEEGVIKDLLKKIHSEDATYFQKLAKEWRGVAEETTTGVHRLYKMMEQGKLLVPAINVNDSVTKSKFDNLYGCRESLVDGIKRATDVMVAGKTAVICGYGDVGKGSAASLRGLGARVIVTEIDPINALQAAMEGYEVTTLEETLGRGDIYVTCTGNVDIITFEHMQQMKDQAIVCNIGHFDNEIQMDQLNSAKGVNRLNIKPQVDKYTFPSGNSIFVLAEGRLVNLGCATGHPSFVMSNSFSNQTLAALDLWKNKDTYKPGVYILPKKLDEEVARLHLEKIGVKLTTLSPKQAEYLGVSPDGPYKAEQYRY, encoded by the coding sequence ATGGCGACAGCAGTTGTGGATAGAGCAGGGGTGGCTTCCGAGTATAAGGTAGCGGATCTTTCGCTGGCAGAGTTTGGGCGCAAGGAGATCGATATCGCCGAGCAGGAGATGCCCGGCCTGATGTCGATTCGCAACAAGTACGCCGCAGGCAAGCCGCTGGCAGGCGTTCGCGTGACCGGATCGCTGCACATGACCATCCAGACGGCCGTACTGATTGAGACGATGGTTGCTCTCGGTGCAGACGTTCGCTGGGCGAGCTGCAACATCTTCTCGACGCAGGACCACGCGGCGGCGGCAATTGCTGCAGCGGGCGTTCCGGTATTTGCGTGGAAGGGCGAGAGCCTCGAGGAGTACTGGTGGTGTACCGACCAGGCACTGCGGCACAAAGGCGGTCTTGGACCACAGATCGTCATCGACGACGGCGGCGACGTGACCCTGCTGATCCACAAGGGCGTGGAGTTGGAGAAGGGCGATGGCTGGGTCAACACTCCCTCCGGAAATCAGGAAGAGGGCGTCATCAAGGACCTGCTGAAGAAGATTCATAGCGAGGACGCCACCTACTTCCAGAAGCTGGCGAAGGAGTGGCGCGGTGTTGCCGAGGAGACAACGACCGGTGTTCACCGTCTGTACAAGATGATGGAGCAGGGCAAGCTGCTGGTGCCTGCCATCAACGTGAACGACTCTGTCACCAAGAGCAAGTTCGACAACCTCTATGGCTGCCGCGAGTCGCTGGTTGACGGCATCAAGCGCGCAACCGACGTGATGGTTGCGGGTAAGACGGCTGTGATCTGCGGTTACGGCGATGTCGGCAAGGGCTCTGCGGCTTCGTTGCGCGGTCTGGGTGCGCGCGTGATCGTCACCGAGATCGATCCGATCAACGCGCTGCAGGCAGCGATGGAAGGATATGAGGTCACGACGCTCGAAGAGACGTTGGGCCGCGGCGACATCTATGTCACCTGCACCGGCAACGTCGACATCATCACCTTCGAGCACATGCAGCAGATGAAGGACCAGGCGATCGTCTGCAACATCGGCCACTTCGACAACGAGATCCAGATGGACCAGCTGAACAGCGCCAAGGGCGTGAACAGACTGAACATCAAGCCTCAGGTCGACAAGTACACCTTCCCCAGCGGCAACAGCATCTTTGTGCTGGCCGAGGGACGTCTGGTGAACCTCGGCTGCGCGACGGGTCACCCGAGCTTCGTGATGAGCAACAGCTTCTCGAACCAGACGCTGGCTGCGCTCGATCTCTGGAAGAACAAGGACACCTACAAGCCGGGCGTTTACATTCTGCCGAAGAAGCTGGACGAAGAAGTAGCGCGTCTGCATCTGGAAAAGATCGGCGTGAAGCTGACGACGCTTTCGCCAAAGCAAGCGGAGTATCTTGGCGTCTCGCCGGATGGGCCTTATAAGGCGGAGCAGTACCGGTACTAA
- a CDS encoding helix-turn-helix domain-containing protein, whose translation MERFCDELRWAREQRKISIEAICEETKVSPRHLRALEAGEYSELPGGVFRKGIVRSYLAALGLEEASWLDRFEASLRESGAQDTEVEDWSEFAENVRRNRGASETGTNLQWMGVAMMIAALLVVAWCVWKFVLHGRLP comes from the coding sequence ATGGAAAGATTCTGCGACGAGCTGCGATGGGCGCGTGAGCAGCGCAAGATTTCGATTGAAGCGATCTGCGAGGAGACGAAGGTCTCGCCGCGGCATCTGCGTGCGCTCGAAGCTGGAGAGTACAGCGAGTTGCCCGGCGGAGTCTTTCGCAAGGGCATCGTGCGCAGCTATCTTGCCGCGCTGGGGCTCGAGGAAGCATCGTGGCTCGACCGATTTGAGGCAAGCCTGCGCGAGAGCGGCGCTCAAGATACCGAGGTCGAGGACTGGTCTGAGTTTGCCGAGAATGTGCGCAGAAACAGAGGCGCCAGTGAGACCGGAACCAACCTGCAATGGATGGGCGTAGCGATGATGATCGCCGCGTTGCTGGTTGTGGCATGGTGCGTATGGAAGTTTGTCCTGCATGGACGATTGCCTTAG
- the metK gene encoding methionine adenosyltransferase has product MATRDKFLFTSESVTEGHPDKIADQISDAILDACLEQDPYSRVACETLTCTGLVVVAGEITTKAYVDFQSIVRGTVAAIGYDNALYGFDSNTCSVISTINKQSGDIAMGVDTGGAGDQGMMFGYATNETPELMPTPISLAHRLVQKLSEVRKSGLMAYLRPDGKSQVTVEYDANNKPVRVDAVVISTQHADNIGNDELRADILKHVIQAVIPAELLDQDTKYHINPTGRFVVGGPMGDTGLTGRKIIVDTYGGMGRHGGGAFSGKDATKVDRSAAYMARYVAKNIVAAGLADRCEVQLAYAIGVAEPVSVLVETFGTSKIDESKLEALVRKNFSLTPKGIIESLNLRRPIFKATAAYGHFGRKGEGFAWEATDKAAALKEQAGQLAAK; this is encoded by the coding sequence TTGGCGACACGCGATAAGTTTTTGTTTACGAGTGAGTCTGTAACCGAAGGTCATCCTGACAAGATTGCTGACCAGATCTCTGATGCGATTCTGGATGCCTGCCTCGAGCAGGATCCGTACAGCCGCGTGGCTTGCGAGACGCTGACCTGCACTGGCCTGGTAGTGGTCGCCGGTGAGATCACGACCAAGGCCTATGTTGACTTTCAGAGCATCGTTCGTGGAACCGTAGCGGCGATTGGATACGACAATGCCCTCTATGGCTTTGATTCCAATACCTGCTCGGTGATCTCGACGATCAACAAGCAGTCCGGCGATATCGCCATGGGCGTCGACACAGGCGGAGCCGGCGACCAGGGCATGATGTTCGGCTATGCGACCAACGAGACCCCCGAACTGATGCCGACCCCGATCTCCTTGGCCCACCGGCTGGTGCAGAAGCTGAGCGAGGTCCGCAAGTCGGGCCTGATGGCTTATCTGCGTCCCGACGGCAAGAGCCAGGTGACCGTAGAGTACGACGCCAACAACAAGCCGGTGCGCGTAGATGCAGTCGTCATTTCGACGCAGCATGCAGACAATATCGGCAACGACGAGCTTCGCGCAGACATTTTGAAGCATGTCATTCAGGCTGTCATCCCTGCTGAACTGCTGGATCAGGACACGAAGTACCACATCAATCCGACCGGCCGCTTTGTCGTCGGCGGACCGATGGGCGACACCGGATTGACCGGCCGCAAGATCATCGTCGACACCTACGGCGGCATGGGCCGTCATGGCGGCGGAGCCTTCAGCGGCAAGGACGCGACCAAGGTGGACCGTTCGGCTGCCTACATGGCTCGCTATGTGGCGAAGAACATCGTCGCTGCTGGCCTGGCCGACCGTTGCGAGGTGCAGCTTGCCTATGCCATCGGCGTGGCTGAGCCGGTGAGCGTGCTGGTCGAGACCTTCGGCACAAGCAAGATCGATGAGTCCAAGCTCGAAGCACTGGTGCGGAAGAACTTCTCCCTGACCCCGAAGGGGATCATCGAGAGCCTGAACCTGCGTCGGCCAATCTTCAAGGCGACCGCAGCCTATGGTCACTTCGGACGCAAAGGCGAGGGCTTCGCCTGGGAGGCAACCGACAAGGCTGCCGCTCTCAAGGAGCAGGCCGGTCAGCTGGCTGCCAAGTAA
- a CDS encoding acyltransferase family protein, producing MSRIPSLDGLRALSIFLVMALHTMQRMPYHLSPLWYAIFNGDTGVYIFFVISGYLITSLLLHEQQKKGTISMRSFYFRRAMRILPPIYFYVAFILLMAWLGRVAVTKIDIFSALFFFRNYATTSSMWSLEHFWTLSVEEQFYLIWPFVLYFCLRHRPGITGRMIAAKVAIAVILVSPIIRVAAYLSPVPYLHHPGMFHMRADSLMFGCVVALLQGTPAFERVYAFATKIWWIPPVVIFLCDCLAVRFQNYWQFPIGFTITGIAIAFFLLWCVRNPSSVVGRILNARFVVHIGVLSYSIYIWQTLFLHHGNGAILGSSLKLISTFPGNWLAVLLVAEFSYYVIEQPSLRLRTRLMHYFSSAEPKPAQAIER from the coding sequence ATGTCTCGTATCCCTAGTCTCGATGGCTTGCGGGCCCTGTCGATCTTTCTTGTCATGGCGCTCCACACCATGCAGAGGATGCCGTACCACCTTTCTCCTCTCTGGTATGCCATCTTCAACGGCGATACCGGTGTGTACATCTTCTTTGTCATCAGCGGCTATCTCATCACCAGCCTTCTTCTGCACGAGCAGCAGAAGAAAGGCACCATCAGCATGCGCAGCTTCTACTTTCGCCGTGCCATGCGTATCCTGCCGCCGATCTACTTTTATGTCGCGTTCATTCTGCTGATGGCCTGGCTCGGTCGCGTGGCTGTCACGAAGATCGACATCTTCAGCGCGCTCTTCTTCTTTCGGAACTATGCAACCACTAGTTCCATGTGGTCACTCGAGCACTTCTGGACGCTCAGCGTCGAGGAGCAGTTTTACCTCATATGGCCCTTTGTCCTCTACTTCTGTCTGCGGCATCGCCCCGGTATTACGGGCCGTATGATCGCCGCTAAAGTAGCTATCGCTGTCATTCTCGTCTCGCCCATCATCCGGGTTGCCGCCTATCTTTCGCCGGTGCCCTACCTCCATCATCCCGGCATGTTTCACATGCGTGCCGACTCGCTGATGTTTGGCTGTGTCGTCGCCTTGCTGCAAGGCACACCGGCCTTCGAGCGAGTCTATGCTTTCGCTACGAAGATATGGTGGATTCCACCGGTGGTTATCTTTTTGTGCGATTGCCTCGCCGTTCGCTTTCAGAACTACTGGCAATTTCCCATTGGCTTTACCATTACCGGGATCGCTATCGCTTTCTTTCTGCTCTGGTGCGTTCGCAATCCATCCTCTGTCGTCGGACGCATCCTCAACGCCCGGTTTGTCGTGCATATCGGCGTCTTGTCGTACAGCATCTACATCTGGCAGACGTTATTCCTGCACCATGGCAATGGGGCCATCCTCGGCTCATCGTTGAAGCTCATCAGCACCTTTCCAGGAAACTGGCTTGCGGTGTTGCTTGTGGCAGAGTTCTCCTACTACGTGATCGAACAGCCCTCGCTTCGTCTCCGTACCCGTCTCATGCACTATTTTTCTTCAGCCGAGCCAAAGCCGGCGCAGGCGATAGAACGCTAG
- a CDS encoding bifunctional transcriptional activator/DNA repair enzyme AdaA codes for MADRTSRASAVPSVFAGKQWQQVLERDASADGQFFYAVKSTKIYCKPSCPSRRPTRKQVTFFPTTAAAEAAGYRPCMRCEPERTRPKDDPQAGAITAVTEYLKEHADERTKLADVAKATGVGRLTILRGFKRVLGVTPGQYAKEQRLAKFKNKMREPKTRITDAIYEAGFGSSSRLYEKSEASLGMTPRTMRAGGAGLLIRYCTAASPLGRMLVAATDVGVCSIAFGKDDAELVANLREQFNKAQLVQAKGNTGWLADAVAFVTSQLGEHPLAASFPLDVRATAFQQRVWKALQQIPRGETRSYGSIAKELGRPTAARAVGTAIGSNPVAVVVPCHRAIHSDGSLSGYRWGVERKKKLLQAEGAY; via the coding sequence ATGGCTGATAGAACTTCCAGAGCGAGTGCAGTTCCGAGTGTGTTTGCAGGCAAGCAGTGGCAACAGGTGCTGGAGCGGGATGCCAGCGCGGATGGACAATTTTTCTATGCGGTGAAGTCGACGAAGATCTACTGCAAGCCCAGTTGCCCGAGCCGCAGGCCTACGCGGAAGCAGGTAACGTTCTTCCCTACCACGGCTGCTGCCGAGGCTGCAGGGTATAGGCCCTGCATGCGCTGCGAACCGGAGCGGACCAGGCCGAAGGACGATCCTCAGGCTGGAGCAATCACTGCCGTCACGGAGTACCTGAAGGAGCACGCAGACGAGCGCACCAAACTCGCCGATGTTGCCAAAGCTACCGGCGTGGGGCGGCTGACGATTCTGCGCGGGTTCAAGCGCGTATTGGGTGTCACTCCGGGGCAGTACGCCAAGGAGCAGCGACTGGCGAAGTTCAAAAACAAGATGCGCGAGCCGAAGACGCGGATTACGGACGCGATCTACGAGGCTGGATTCGGATCGAGCAGCAGGCTCTATGAAAAGAGCGAAGCTTCATTGGGAATGACTCCGCGAACGATGCGCGCAGGTGGGGCTGGGTTGTTGATTCGCTACTGCACAGCGGCTAGCCCGCTGGGGCGAATGCTCGTAGCGGCAACCGACGTAGGCGTCTGCTCGATTGCGTTTGGCAAGGACGATGCCGAGCTTGTGGCCAATCTGCGCGAGCAGTTCAACAAGGCGCAACTGGTGCAGGCAAAGGGCAACACCGGATGGCTGGCGGACGCGGTTGCATTTGTGACGAGCCAGTTGGGCGAGCATCCGTTGGCGGCTTCCTTTCCACTGGATGTAAGAGCAACGGCATTTCAGCAGCGCGTCTGGAAGGCATTGCAGCAAATTCCGCGAGGAGAGACGCGCAGCTATGGAAGCATCGCAAAAGAGCTGGGCAGGCCAACTGCCGCTCGTGCAGTAGGAACAGCGATTGGGTCGAATCCAGTGGCCGTTGTTGTGCCCTGTCATCGGGCGATACACAGCGATGGCAGTCTGTCGGGATATCGCTGGGGTGTCGAGAGGAAGAAGAAATTGCTACAGGCAGAAGGTGCTTACTGA